A single window of Hylaeus volcanicus isolate JK05 chromosome 8, UHH_iyHylVolc1.0_haploid, whole genome shotgun sequence DNA harbors:
- the LOC128881206 gene encoding DNA ligase 1 isoform X3 translates to MSNNMSSPPAKKPEKKSSKEKTTQKTPPSAKKANGKTPKIVLSPGLTKQNEKRKTKSPNSVSKKKKKTDKIQDVVEKGTSEKEANIEDQIEDDPGLEDTKQSNSPKSESSKFSDESNNKINSKKVNKKVVKKRLRITAPVDDSSDEDGHLPVKIPDNPENLDISEKKDSPKKSVINGEKNSSSKEKKEFDEKVQDTSECSQETIDKKQEDNEEKPVKKINNFFAPKQKETTKDNKADKKNPGSHSYNPSTSKYHPINDAFWKQGEKVPYIALTRTLELIEETSARLKIIEILSNYLRSVIVLSPNDLLPSIYLCLNQLAPAYEGIELGVADTNLMKAIAQCTGRTLAQIKADVQQVGDLGIVAEGSRSNQRTMFQPPPLTVSTVYTKLKEIAQMTGSASLAKKLDKIQTLFIACRFTEARYLIRSLAGKLRIGLAEQSVLQALALACTMTPPEQGSSSEMLDASKTMSSDSFKQKYDETALILKTTYCQCPNYDKIIPVLLKEGIKELPSKCKITPGIPMKPMLAHPTKGVQEVLTRFEGLKFTCEWKYDGERAQIHFAENGDISIYSRNQENNTSKYPDIIRRVKNTRGENVQSCILDCEAVAWDNEKKQILPFQILSTRKRKDANEADIKVQVCVFMFDLLYLNGESLVQEPFIKRRELLKENFKEAEGEWKFATSLDTSTMEEVQDFLDESVKGNCEGLMVKTLERDATYEIAKRSRNWLKLKKDYLDGVGDTLDLVVIGGYIGKGKRTGTYGGFLLACYDQENEEYQSICKIGTGFSEEDLQKHTEFFKEYIIPQTKSYYRYDTSHEPDHWFEPVQVWEVKCADLSLSPVHRAASGIIDPEKGISLRFPRFIRIRDDKTNEEATSAQQVASMYSSQEQIKNQTTGAKNTTEEDFY, encoded by the exons ATGAGTAATAATATGAG TTCTCCACCTGCAAAGAAACCAGAAAAGAAATCCTCAAAGGAAAAGACAACACAAAAGACTCCTCCATCGGCGAAAAAGGCAAATG ggAAAACACCTAAAATTGTGTTGTCGCCTGGATTAACtaagcaaaatgaaaaaagaaagacaaaatCCCCGAATAGTGTTTctaagaaaaagaagaagactgACAAAATACAGGATGTTGTTGAGAAAGGGACATCAGAAAAAGAAGCAAACATTGAGGATCAAATAGAGGATGATCCAGGGTTGGAAGATACAAAGCAGTCAAACTCCCCTAAATCTGAATCATCAAAATTTTCTGACGAgtccaataataaaataaattcaaaaaaagttaataagaaGGTTGTGAAAAAAAGATTACGGATAACAGCGCCTGTCGATGACTCCAGTGATGAAGATGGTCATTTACCAGTAAAA ATACCAGACAATCCAGAAAACTTAGATATTagtgaaaaaaaagatagtCCTAAAAAATCAGTCATCAATGGGGAAAAAAATAGTtcaagtaaagaaaaaaaggaatttgaTGAGAAAGTTCAGGACACTTCTGAATGTAGTCAAGAAACTATTGATAAAAAACAAGAAGACAATGAAGAAAAAcctgttaaaaaaataaataatttttttg CACCAAAACAAAAGGAAACTACAAAAGATAACAAAGCAGATAAGAAGAACCCTGGAAGTCATTCATACAATCCAAGTACTTCCAAGTATCATCCGATAAATGACGCATTTTGGAAACAGGGTGAAAA AGTACCATATATCGCGCTGACGCGTACATTGGAGCTAATCGAAGAAACCAGCGctcgattgaaaataatagaaattttatccAATTACCTTCGTTCAGTCATAGTTTTAAGTCCAAATGATTTACTTCCAagcatatatttatgtttaaatcaGTTAGCACCCGCTTACGAAG GAATTGAGTTGGGTGTGGCGGACACGAACCTTATGAAAGCTATAGCACAATGTACTGGCAGAACATTAGCTCAAATAAAAGCCGACGTACAACAAGTTGGAGACTTGGGCATTGTGGCTGAAGGAAGTCGTTCCAATCAAAGAACGATGTTTCAACCACCACCGCTAACAGTATCAACCGTATACACTAAATTAAAGGAGATAGCACAAATGACTGGTTCCGCG TCTTTAGCCAAGAAACtggataaaattcaaacactTTTCATAGCATGCCGTTTTACGGAAGCCAGATATTTAATTAGATCTTTAGCTGGTAAGCTTCGAATCGGTCTAGCGGAGCAATCTGTGTTACAA GCTTTAGCTTTAGCGTGTACAATGACTCCACCAGAACAGGGCTCTTCGTCAGAAATGTTAGATGCAAGCAAAACAATGTCGAGTGACTCCTTTAAGCAGAAGTACGACGAAACTGCGCTTATTCTTAAAACAACGTATTG cCAGTGTCCAAATTACGATAAGATAATTCCCGTTTTGTTGAAAGAGGGGATCAAAGAGTTACCAAgcaaatgtaaaattacacCTGGTATACCCATGAAACCTATGTTGGCACATCCCACTAAAGGTGTACAGGAAGTATTAACGCGTTTCGAAGGATTGAAGTTTACTTGCGAGTGGAAGTATGATGGAGAAAGAGCACAG atTCATTTTGCTGAAAATGGCGACATTAGTATTTATAGTAGGAATCAGGAGAACAATACTAGCAAATATCCCGATATTATAAGGCgagttaaaaatacaagaggggaaaatgttcaaagttGTATCCTCGACTGCGAAGCGGTTGCTTGGGATAAtgagaaaaaacaaatacttCCGTTTCAAATACTCAGTACGAGAAAGCGCAAG gaTGCAAATGAAGCAGATATAAAGGTCCAAGTGTGTGTATTTATGTTTGatttactatatttaaatGGCGAATCGTTAGTACAAGAGCCGTTCATAAAACGTCGCGAGCTATtgaaagaaaactttaaaGAAGCGGAAGGAGAATGGAAATTTGCAACTAGTTTAGATACTTCGACCATGGAGGAGGTGCAAGATTTCTTAGATGAATCAGTTAAAG GTAATTGCGAGGGTCTTATGGTGAAAACGTTAGAACGAGATGCAACGTACGAAATTGCTAAGCGATCGCGAAATTGGTTAAAGCTGAAGAAAGATTACTTGGATGGTGTGGGTGATACATTAGACCTAGTTGTTATAGGAGGATACATAGGGAAAGGAAAACGAACAGGTACTTACGGAGGATTTCTCTTGGCGTGTTATGATCaagaaaacgaagaatatCAGAGCATCTGTAAG attgGTACTGGATTCAGCGAAGAGGATCTTCAAAAACATACTGAATtctttaaagaatatataataccGCAAACCAAGTCATACTATCGTTATGACACATCCCACGAACCTGATCACTGGTTCGAACCTGTCCAAGTTTGGGAGGTTAAATGTGCGGACTTGTCCCTGTCACCTGTTCATAGAGCAGCTAGTGGTATTATCGACCCTGAAAAGGGTATATCTTTGCGATTCCCACGATTCATTCGTATTCGCGACGATAAAACTAATGAAGAGGCCACGTCTGCGCAACAAGTAGCGTCTATGTACAGCAGTCAAGAGCAGATAAAAAATCAAACCACAGGAGCAAAAAATACGACAGAGGAAGACTTTTATTAG
- the LOC128881206 gene encoding DNA ligase 1 isoform X1, giving the protein MFRLVVCARVIVFNNYWHSVFVRKVSRINNAWCSIVNNIFNWTIANSKVIDDGEPESFGSAKRKREDDGDNNNESSSSPPAKKPEKKSSKEKTTQKTPPSAKKANGKTPKIVLSPGLTKQNEKRKTKSPNSVSKKKKKTDKIQDVVEKGTSEKEANIEDQIEDDPGLEDTKQSNSPKSESSKFSDESNNKINSKKVNKKVVKKRLRITAPVDDSSDEDGHLPVKIPDNPENLDISEKKDSPKKSVINGEKNSSSKEKKEFDEKVQDTSECSQETIDKKQEDNEEKPVKKINNFFAPKQKETTKDNKADKKNPGSHSYNPSTSKYHPINDAFWKQGEKVPYIALTRTLELIEETSARLKIIEILSNYLRSVIVLSPNDLLPSIYLCLNQLAPAYEGIELGVADTNLMKAIAQCTGRTLAQIKADVQQVGDLGIVAEGSRSNQRTMFQPPPLTVSTVYTKLKEIAQMTGSASLAKKLDKIQTLFIACRFTEARYLIRSLAGKLRIGLAEQSVLQALALACTMTPPEQGSSSEMLDASKTMSSDSFKQKYDETALILKTTYCQCPNYDKIIPVLLKEGIKELPSKCKITPGIPMKPMLAHPTKGVQEVLTRFEGLKFTCEWKYDGERAQIHFAENGDISIYSRNQENNTSKYPDIIRRVKNTRGENVQSCILDCEAVAWDNEKKQILPFQILSTRKRKDANEADIKVQVCVFMFDLLYLNGESLVQEPFIKRRELLKENFKEAEGEWKFATSLDTSTMEEVQDFLDESVKGNCEGLMVKTLERDATYEIAKRSRNWLKLKKDYLDGVGDTLDLVVIGGYIGKGKRTGTYGGFLLACYDQENEEYQSICKIGTGFSEEDLQKHTEFFKEYIIPQTKSYYRYDTSHEPDHWFEPVQVWEVKCADLSLSPVHRAASGIIDPEKGISLRFPRFIRIRDDKTNEEATSAQQVASMYSSQEQIKNQTTGAKNTTEEDFY; this is encoded by the exons ATGTTCAGACTTGTGGTCTGCGCGCGAGTGATTGTATTCAACAACTATTGGCATTCGGTATTTGTACGTAAAGTGTCTCGAATAAACAATGCTTGGTGCTCGattgtaaacaatatttttaattggacaATTGCTAACAGCAAAGTTATCGACGACGGAGAACCAGAAAGCTTCGGTAGTGCTAAACGAAAAAGAGAAGACGATGGGGACAATAATAATGAATCTTCCAG TTCTCCACCTGCAAAGAAACCAGAAAAGAAATCCTCAAAGGAAAAGACAACACAAAAGACTCCTCCATCGGCGAAAAAGGCAAATG ggAAAACACCTAAAATTGTGTTGTCGCCTGGATTAACtaagcaaaatgaaaaaagaaagacaaaatCCCCGAATAGTGTTTctaagaaaaagaagaagactgACAAAATACAGGATGTTGTTGAGAAAGGGACATCAGAAAAAGAAGCAAACATTGAGGATCAAATAGAGGATGATCCAGGGTTGGAAGATACAAAGCAGTCAAACTCCCCTAAATCTGAATCATCAAAATTTTCTGACGAgtccaataataaaataaattcaaaaaaagttaataagaaGGTTGTGAAAAAAAGATTACGGATAACAGCGCCTGTCGATGACTCCAGTGATGAAGATGGTCATTTACCAGTAAAA ATACCAGACAATCCAGAAAACTTAGATATTagtgaaaaaaaagatagtCCTAAAAAATCAGTCATCAATGGGGAAAAAAATAGTtcaagtaaagaaaaaaaggaatttgaTGAGAAAGTTCAGGACACTTCTGAATGTAGTCAAGAAACTATTGATAAAAAACAAGAAGACAATGAAGAAAAAcctgttaaaaaaataaataatttttttg CACCAAAACAAAAGGAAACTACAAAAGATAACAAAGCAGATAAGAAGAACCCTGGAAGTCATTCATACAATCCAAGTACTTCCAAGTATCATCCGATAAATGACGCATTTTGGAAACAGGGTGAAAA AGTACCATATATCGCGCTGACGCGTACATTGGAGCTAATCGAAGAAACCAGCGctcgattgaaaataatagaaattttatccAATTACCTTCGTTCAGTCATAGTTTTAAGTCCAAATGATTTACTTCCAagcatatatttatgtttaaatcaGTTAGCACCCGCTTACGAAG GAATTGAGTTGGGTGTGGCGGACACGAACCTTATGAAAGCTATAGCACAATGTACTGGCAGAACATTAGCTCAAATAAAAGCCGACGTACAACAAGTTGGAGACTTGGGCATTGTGGCTGAAGGAAGTCGTTCCAATCAAAGAACGATGTTTCAACCACCACCGCTAACAGTATCAACCGTATACACTAAATTAAAGGAGATAGCACAAATGACTGGTTCCGCG TCTTTAGCCAAGAAACtggataaaattcaaacactTTTCATAGCATGCCGTTTTACGGAAGCCAGATATTTAATTAGATCTTTAGCTGGTAAGCTTCGAATCGGTCTAGCGGAGCAATCTGTGTTACAA GCTTTAGCTTTAGCGTGTACAATGACTCCACCAGAACAGGGCTCTTCGTCAGAAATGTTAGATGCAAGCAAAACAATGTCGAGTGACTCCTTTAAGCAGAAGTACGACGAAACTGCGCTTATTCTTAAAACAACGTATTG cCAGTGTCCAAATTACGATAAGATAATTCCCGTTTTGTTGAAAGAGGGGATCAAAGAGTTACCAAgcaaatgtaaaattacacCTGGTATACCCATGAAACCTATGTTGGCACATCCCACTAAAGGTGTACAGGAAGTATTAACGCGTTTCGAAGGATTGAAGTTTACTTGCGAGTGGAAGTATGATGGAGAAAGAGCACAG atTCATTTTGCTGAAAATGGCGACATTAGTATTTATAGTAGGAATCAGGAGAACAATACTAGCAAATATCCCGATATTATAAGGCgagttaaaaatacaagaggggaaaatgttcaaagttGTATCCTCGACTGCGAAGCGGTTGCTTGGGATAAtgagaaaaaacaaatacttCCGTTTCAAATACTCAGTACGAGAAAGCGCAAG gaTGCAAATGAAGCAGATATAAAGGTCCAAGTGTGTGTATTTATGTTTGatttactatatttaaatGGCGAATCGTTAGTACAAGAGCCGTTCATAAAACGTCGCGAGCTATtgaaagaaaactttaaaGAAGCGGAAGGAGAATGGAAATTTGCAACTAGTTTAGATACTTCGACCATGGAGGAGGTGCAAGATTTCTTAGATGAATCAGTTAAAG GTAATTGCGAGGGTCTTATGGTGAAAACGTTAGAACGAGATGCAACGTACGAAATTGCTAAGCGATCGCGAAATTGGTTAAAGCTGAAGAAAGATTACTTGGATGGTGTGGGTGATACATTAGACCTAGTTGTTATAGGAGGATACATAGGGAAAGGAAAACGAACAGGTACTTACGGAGGATTTCTCTTGGCGTGTTATGATCaagaaaacgaagaatatCAGAGCATCTGTAAG attgGTACTGGATTCAGCGAAGAGGATCTTCAAAAACATACTGAATtctttaaagaatatataataccGCAAACCAAGTCATACTATCGTTATGACACATCCCACGAACCTGATCACTGGTTCGAACCTGTCCAAGTTTGGGAGGTTAAATGTGCGGACTTGTCCCTGTCACCTGTTCATAGAGCAGCTAGTGGTATTATCGACCCTGAAAAGGGTATATCTTTGCGATTCCCACGATTCATTCGTATTCGCGACGATAAAACTAATGAAGAGGCCACGTCTGCGCAACAAGTAGCGTCTATGTACAGCAGTCAAGAGCAGATAAAAAATCAAACCACAGGAGCAAAAAATACGACAGAGGAAGACTTTTATTAG
- the LOC128881206 gene encoding DNA ligase 1 isoform X2 has translation MAQRSITSFFARTSVKKDSDDTSNSSKVIDDGEPESFGSAKRKREDDGDNNNESSSSPPAKKPEKKSSKEKTTQKTPPSAKKANGKTPKIVLSPGLTKQNEKRKTKSPNSVSKKKKKTDKIQDVVEKGTSEKEANIEDQIEDDPGLEDTKQSNSPKSESSKFSDESNNKINSKKVNKKVVKKRLRITAPVDDSSDEDGHLPVKIPDNPENLDISEKKDSPKKSVINGEKNSSSKEKKEFDEKVQDTSECSQETIDKKQEDNEEKPVKKINNFFAPKQKETTKDNKADKKNPGSHSYNPSTSKYHPINDAFWKQGEKVPYIALTRTLELIEETSARLKIIEILSNYLRSVIVLSPNDLLPSIYLCLNQLAPAYEGIELGVADTNLMKAIAQCTGRTLAQIKADVQQVGDLGIVAEGSRSNQRTMFQPPPLTVSTVYTKLKEIAQMTGSASLAKKLDKIQTLFIACRFTEARYLIRSLAGKLRIGLAEQSVLQALALACTMTPPEQGSSSEMLDASKTMSSDSFKQKYDETALILKTTYCQCPNYDKIIPVLLKEGIKELPSKCKITPGIPMKPMLAHPTKGVQEVLTRFEGLKFTCEWKYDGERAQIHFAENGDISIYSRNQENNTSKYPDIIRRVKNTRGENVQSCILDCEAVAWDNEKKQILPFQILSTRKRKDANEADIKVQVCVFMFDLLYLNGESLVQEPFIKRRELLKENFKEAEGEWKFATSLDTSTMEEVQDFLDESVKGNCEGLMVKTLERDATYEIAKRSRNWLKLKKDYLDGVGDTLDLVVIGGYIGKGKRTGTYGGFLLACYDQENEEYQSICKIGTGFSEEDLQKHTEFFKEYIIPQTKSYYRYDTSHEPDHWFEPVQVWEVKCADLSLSPVHRAASGIIDPEKGISLRFPRFIRIRDDKTNEEATSAQQVASMYSSQEQIKNQTTGAKNTTEEDFY, from the exons ATGGCACAACGTAGCATAAC GTCATTTTTCGCAAGGACTTCCGTAAAGAAAGATAGCGATGATACGAGTAATTCAAG CAAAGTTATCGACGACGGAGAACCAGAAAGCTTCGGTAGTGCTAAACGAAAAAGAGAAGACGATGGGGACAATAATAATGAATCTTCCAG TTCTCCACCTGCAAAGAAACCAGAAAAGAAATCCTCAAAGGAAAAGACAACACAAAAGACTCCTCCATCGGCGAAAAAGGCAAATG ggAAAACACCTAAAATTGTGTTGTCGCCTGGATTAACtaagcaaaatgaaaaaagaaagacaaaatCCCCGAATAGTGTTTctaagaaaaagaagaagactgACAAAATACAGGATGTTGTTGAGAAAGGGACATCAGAAAAAGAAGCAAACATTGAGGATCAAATAGAGGATGATCCAGGGTTGGAAGATACAAAGCAGTCAAACTCCCCTAAATCTGAATCATCAAAATTTTCTGACGAgtccaataataaaataaattcaaaaaaagttaataagaaGGTTGTGAAAAAAAGATTACGGATAACAGCGCCTGTCGATGACTCCAGTGATGAAGATGGTCATTTACCAGTAAAA ATACCAGACAATCCAGAAAACTTAGATATTagtgaaaaaaaagatagtCCTAAAAAATCAGTCATCAATGGGGAAAAAAATAGTtcaagtaaagaaaaaaaggaatttgaTGAGAAAGTTCAGGACACTTCTGAATGTAGTCAAGAAACTATTGATAAAAAACAAGAAGACAATGAAGAAAAAcctgttaaaaaaataaataatttttttg CACCAAAACAAAAGGAAACTACAAAAGATAACAAAGCAGATAAGAAGAACCCTGGAAGTCATTCATACAATCCAAGTACTTCCAAGTATCATCCGATAAATGACGCATTTTGGAAACAGGGTGAAAA AGTACCATATATCGCGCTGACGCGTACATTGGAGCTAATCGAAGAAACCAGCGctcgattgaaaataatagaaattttatccAATTACCTTCGTTCAGTCATAGTTTTAAGTCCAAATGATTTACTTCCAagcatatatttatgtttaaatcaGTTAGCACCCGCTTACGAAG GAATTGAGTTGGGTGTGGCGGACACGAACCTTATGAAAGCTATAGCACAATGTACTGGCAGAACATTAGCTCAAATAAAAGCCGACGTACAACAAGTTGGAGACTTGGGCATTGTGGCTGAAGGAAGTCGTTCCAATCAAAGAACGATGTTTCAACCACCACCGCTAACAGTATCAACCGTATACACTAAATTAAAGGAGATAGCACAAATGACTGGTTCCGCG TCTTTAGCCAAGAAACtggataaaattcaaacactTTTCATAGCATGCCGTTTTACGGAAGCCAGATATTTAATTAGATCTTTAGCTGGTAAGCTTCGAATCGGTCTAGCGGAGCAATCTGTGTTACAA GCTTTAGCTTTAGCGTGTACAATGACTCCACCAGAACAGGGCTCTTCGTCAGAAATGTTAGATGCAAGCAAAACAATGTCGAGTGACTCCTTTAAGCAGAAGTACGACGAAACTGCGCTTATTCTTAAAACAACGTATTG cCAGTGTCCAAATTACGATAAGATAATTCCCGTTTTGTTGAAAGAGGGGATCAAAGAGTTACCAAgcaaatgtaaaattacacCTGGTATACCCATGAAACCTATGTTGGCACATCCCACTAAAGGTGTACAGGAAGTATTAACGCGTTTCGAAGGATTGAAGTTTACTTGCGAGTGGAAGTATGATGGAGAAAGAGCACAG atTCATTTTGCTGAAAATGGCGACATTAGTATTTATAGTAGGAATCAGGAGAACAATACTAGCAAATATCCCGATATTATAAGGCgagttaaaaatacaagaggggaaaatgttcaaagttGTATCCTCGACTGCGAAGCGGTTGCTTGGGATAAtgagaaaaaacaaatacttCCGTTTCAAATACTCAGTACGAGAAAGCGCAAG gaTGCAAATGAAGCAGATATAAAGGTCCAAGTGTGTGTATTTATGTTTGatttactatatttaaatGGCGAATCGTTAGTACAAGAGCCGTTCATAAAACGTCGCGAGCTATtgaaagaaaactttaaaGAAGCGGAAGGAGAATGGAAATTTGCAACTAGTTTAGATACTTCGACCATGGAGGAGGTGCAAGATTTCTTAGATGAATCAGTTAAAG GTAATTGCGAGGGTCTTATGGTGAAAACGTTAGAACGAGATGCAACGTACGAAATTGCTAAGCGATCGCGAAATTGGTTAAAGCTGAAGAAAGATTACTTGGATGGTGTGGGTGATACATTAGACCTAGTTGTTATAGGAGGATACATAGGGAAAGGAAAACGAACAGGTACTTACGGAGGATTTCTCTTGGCGTGTTATGATCaagaaaacgaagaatatCAGAGCATCTGTAAG attgGTACTGGATTCAGCGAAGAGGATCTTCAAAAACATACTGAATtctttaaagaatatataataccGCAAACCAAGTCATACTATCGTTATGACACATCCCACGAACCTGATCACTGGTTCGAACCTGTCCAAGTTTGGGAGGTTAAATGTGCGGACTTGTCCCTGTCACCTGTTCATAGAGCAGCTAGTGGTATTATCGACCCTGAAAAGGGTATATCTTTGCGATTCCCACGATTCATTCGTATTCGCGACGATAAAACTAATGAAGAGGCCACGTCTGCGCAACAAGTAGCGTCTATGTACAGCAGTCAAGAGCAGATAAAAAATCAAACCACAGGAGCAAAAAATACGACAGAGGAAGACTTTTATTAG